Proteins encoded together in one Oncorhynchus masou masou isolate Uvic2021 chromosome 3, UVic_Omas_1.1, whole genome shotgun sequence window:
- the si:ch1073-184j22.2 gene encoding dual specificity protein phosphatase 18, with protein sequence MSVSQITPTLFLSGADAPLNQALVSRKGITLIVNATLNHVCPVYPGVECLRVPVSDLPSARLGDHFDRVAERIHSNRTGGTLVHCAAGMSRSPALVIAYLMRYRGVTLCRAHAWVQESRPYVRLNAGFWAQLLEFEKRLYGKNTVKVAAPMPPVKPPLLPWTLRSSWTQRSPPLLPRSPLLLSLSQAKKLKKGRLVRK encoded by the coding sequence ATGTCGGTTTCTCAGATCACCCCCACCCTGTTCCTGAGTGGAGCAGACGCCCCCCTCAACCAGGCCCTGGTCTCCCGCAAGGGCATTACCCTCATCGTCAATGCCACCCTCAACCACGTCTGCCCAGTCTACCCAGGCGTGGAGTGCCTGCGTGTGCCCGTCTCCGACCTGCCCAGCGCCCGTCTGGGCGACCACTTTGACCGTGTGGCAGAGCGCATCCACAGCAACCGGACCGGTGGTACGCTGGTGCATTGTGCGGCTGGCATGAGCCGCTCGCCGGCCCTGGTAATAGCATACCTAATGCGCTACCGGGGCGTGACTCTGTGCCGGGCCCACGCATGGGTGCAGGAGAGTCGGCCCTACGTTCGACTCAACGCGGGTTTCTGGGCGCAGCTACTAGAGTTTGAGAAGAGGCTCTATGGGAAGAATACGGTTAAGGTGGCTGCGCCCATGCCACCTGTGAAGCCGCCCCTGTTGCCATGGACACTGCGGTCATCATGGACACAGCGGTCACCACCGCTGTTGCCCAGGTCACCATTGCTGTTGTCTTTATCGCAGGCCAAGAAGTTGAAGAAGGGTAGGCTTGTAAGGAAATAG